In Brachypodium distachyon strain Bd21 chromosome 5, Brachypodium_distachyon_v3.0, whole genome shotgun sequence, the genomic window TCATTTTCAAGAAACGAAATATGTCCTTGgtttgaaaaggaaaaaaagaactttgtATCACGGCACGTTCTTCGTGGCAATTTATTTGAAATCAATTCGAGACGAAGGAACAAGAGACCAAAATGCCGAAAGACATAAAGATTGTTTAACCATGACGATCTATGAACTGAAACGGAATCTAGCATGTAATCAGGCGAATGTGACGGAGATGGGGCTCCGCACGGTGTGCATCTCTGACACCCATCGTAGTGCACCCTGCACCAACCGGGCACCACTCTGCCCTGGCCACATGACAACCTCAAAATCCATTTCCTGGTTGGCCTCGGTGAACACCAGCTTGTGCGGGAAAACCTCAATGTACATGCCGTTGTCTGGCATGTCGACCGCCGGGTAGTACACGGAAGGCACCTCCCCGACGTTCCTCACCGTGCGCTTCACCACCACCGGCGCGTTCGAATTCCGCGACGACGGTGGGAATGTGACTGCTATTGATGGGTAATTTAGATGGTTGCCATCGATCGCCACGATAGCCGAGCAGTTGACCAGCTTCCGCGCTATCACCGAGACCTCTTGGCTCGTGTACATGCTGCAGAGGTGGCTAATGTAGTCTGCAGGGGTTATGTCGTAGACTAGGCCAGGGTCAGCGGCCTTCGTCGGGTTGACGTgtccggcgccggtggcgaaCAAGTTCGCAGCCACGTGCTGCTCGTTGAGTATGGGATTACCGGAGCGGTCGGTTATTTCAGCTGTTGTCATTATCGCCGACttgatcgccgccggcgaccagTCCGGGTGCTTGCTCTTGATCGCCGCAGCAATGCCACTGAGGTGAGGCGTCGACATGGATGTGCCGGAGATGATGTTGAAAGTCGGACCAGGAAGAACCGGTGTCGATGGAGGGGCCACTTGGAACGGCCATGCGGCTAGCACGTTTACTCCGGGCCCTGTGATGTCGGGCTTCAGAATGCCCGTGTGTTGAAGGCTAGGCCCACGAGACGAGAAGAAAACGATCGAAGGAGCAGGCGACGTGCCAAGTACTGTTCCCTGGAAGCTGATACGCGCCACGGGGATTGTTGTAGAGTTGATGTAGGATTTGATGGCCGTGCTCGCGGCGTAGCCAACGTGTGACGCTGGGAGGACATGTGCATTGGCAAGCGTGTCGTAGCCTTGGAGAAATTGGTTCGTCAGGATCATACCAGAACCGCCGGCGCTCTGCACCACCGCACCTTTGATGGTCGCCGAGATGTTTCCCCCGAACTCACAGAGTACCATTTTCCCCTTGACGTCAAAGCCATCCAGCGAGCCGTTCCCACAGAACTCGGCGAGCGGCTTCCCACTTGCGTCCGCTTGGACCAACGGGGAGAAGAGAGCTGGCGAGTCGTGTGGCTGGTAGAGTGACTCGCCGTGGAAAGACATGCCGTTCCCTAGCTGCACCGTGGAGCGAATCGAGCGGTCCATTGTGCTCGCGGCGACAGTGAGGATCCACGGAGCCTCGTTCAATAAAGAACTCTCGACCGGGCCGGAATTGCCAGCGGCCATGCTGACAAACACGCCCTTCTCCATGGCGCCGAACGTCGCTACAGCGACAGGGTCCTGGTGAAACGGCAGCGCCGGCCCGCCTAGAGATATGGAGATGACGTCGCAGCCGTCGGCCACAGCGGCGTCGATGCCGGCCAGTATGTCGGACACGGAGCACCCTCTAGTGCACACCTTGTACATGGCGATGTGCGCGCGTGTGGCCATCCCGGCGGCGATGCCCATTGCTTGACCCAACACGTTAGCGTCCGGCACGACCGCTCCGGCCGCGGTGCTCGCCGTGTGGGTGCCGTGCCCAGCCTCATCAACCGGTGGCACCGGAGCGCCGGAGGTGCCGTTGTTGAGGGCCGCGACGAAATTGCGCGCGCCGATGAGCTTGTTGTTGCACGCGGTGCCGTTGAAGTCGCAGCGGCCCTTCCActtggcgggcggcggcggcatgccGTAGTCGCTGAACGAGGGATGGTCCGGGAAGATGCCGGTGTCGATCACGCCGATGATGACGCCCGCGCCAAGCCCTGACTGGTTCCGCTGCGTCCCCACGTTTAGCCCGAGGAACTCCGGGGTGTGCGTCGTCTGCACCGTGTACGTTCTGTCGGGCACTGCGCTGAGGAACCCGGGCATGGCGGAGATCGCGTCGAGCTCCTGCCGAGTCAGCCGCGCCGCGAAGCCGGTGGCGACGTGGTGGTACGCGTGGAGGAGCCGGCCGTTGTCGGGGAGGAACGACTGGTACCACGACGTACGGTCGTCTGCCGTGCCGAACTCATGGTTCTCCTGGGGTTGCACGTGGACGATGAACGAGCTGAGGAGCtcatcggcgccggccgcctctGCAGGGACCGCGAGGATCAGGAGCAGGGACGGGAGAAGAGACAGCAACAAGAGACTCCTGCTGCTTTCCATGGCTTTCTTTGCTTCGATCTTTGTTGGCCTGTCTTGTGAGTGTGGGTTCATCGATCATCATAGCCTAATTTATATGCATGACGAGCTACGTACTACTCGTAGGCGCTCCTGCCTCCTGTCACTGTCAGATCGCTCCAAATATTTGGCCCTGATGCTCTAGCTGTGGCATCGTGATTAACATCGGGGGCGGCGTTACATCCTGTGGAGCTGTGTGCCGTGCCGTTGCTGGCTGATGCTGTGGCCACCGTCTACTTTCCATGTTTTTCCCTTGTAAATTTGCTTGAGCATTTGTTCTTGCTACGTGTGCATGCCTGCTAGCAGGCTCCAAATACCTGCCTTGTCGCGTTCAGGAACGTGTCCTTGACATGGGGGCGTTACAGCCTGTGGAGCTGTACGTTTGCTGATGCTGGCCGATGCTGTGATCACCGGTTTATTGATGAAGCGGGGAGGTGTGGAATCGGGGCTACCTGGGTATTGCCGTGCGCACGGCCGGCATGAGGAAGAACCGATCGATCGAACAAATGGAGAAGGCGATGGACATATACGGGGAATTTGGTGGCTATCGCCCGCAGGAACCTTGTGGCAGCCGCCCGTGAGGCCGTGCGGTTTTAACTAAGCATCCAAGCGAAATGTGTTCTAGCCGTGGTCCGTGGAGGTGATGATTGGGCTCTTATTATTCTCGATTCTGTGGATGTTCTGACGCGTCAACTACTCAACTCCTGCTGTTTCTGTGGTGGAGAGCTTTGCACCTACGGAAACGACGCCATTTTTGGAAACGGGAAAGCTTACGATTGAAGTGTCTGCCTCTAAAAATTTACTCTAAAATCACGAcgagtatttagaaacggaggaagtactgaTCAGCGATGGAAAATTTCAAAAGTCCCGACCTGTCATCGCGAGCTGCTTTGATGATCCCTTACCTCCGTCTTCCGGGCTGCCCGTCAGTCCATCCTACCGACTACCGGCAAGTCGGTCAATCAATGACGGTAGCACACCCCGCTGCCtggtcgccgcctcctcctgggTGGCTGAAACTGAACTGTGATGCCTGCGTCATTCCGCATTCTGGCGATGCTTGGTGGGGTGCCCCTCTCTCCGATCTTGCTCAGGTTCGATCATGGCCTCTGCCTGGGGCAGGATTGGTCTGTGTGACTCTGTCATTGAAGCTGAAGCCATCACGGTGAGGAATGGTATCACTGCCCTTTGTGACGATTCTGACATCAAGCTTCACCTGGAATCGGACTGCTTCAATTTGATCGCGGGAACTACAGATGTGACTGAAGACCGTTCGGCCATCTGTGTAGGATTTCTGTGTCCTACAACTTTATTATTTATTGAAATTCTAATAATCGGTTATCTCGTTATGGAATCACGTGCTCATGGTTATATGATGCATATAATGTATGCTTGTTGAAAGGTACTTTAATACACTTATGTGTCTTAAGAAAGCTGGCGATTATCAATGAAATACAATATATCTTATATAAATATTAGAAAGGTTGTCCGGGCACGTTGATAATCGGAAGAAGCTAGGTCATTGATTAGATTACAGTCCTAACGTCGACCTATATGATTAGtgaaattcaaacatgatCATGGCGCATTGCTCACAGGTGCGTGTTTCAAGGACCCACAGTTAGAGTCCCTAACGGATGGACTATATCGTGGTTGGTAGTTTAATCTGGACTCTATCTGAAAACTAGTTTAAATCTGAGGATTTAAAATTAGTACTCTTATCTGTAAAAGCAGTATAAAAAGGTTCTTACCCCCTAGCCTCAGATTGCGGAATTGTGAGCAGCACTGCGAAAAAGCGCAGAAACTAGGGGTAGACCACTAAAAATTTCCAACATTGGTATAAGCACACGTTTCGTTCATGGCGGCCAAAAAATCCTAATCCGCTgccgtcctcgccgtcgcgcGATCCCGTAATCCTCGTAGCTGTACTCTGCTTCACCTAATTCTCATGAGGACTCACGATGAAACAGAGGAACAAAGGAATCGATCTGTGGCTGCTCCCTCGAATCAACTCCGCGTGCTTGCTGCCGGAAGTACCGGAGGAATCTCCGATCCTAGCAGGTAGCAGTGAAGCCAGGATCACCACGTGATATCAATCACGGAAGTACTATTATCCAAATCCATTAACTCCTCAAGAATTGATCAGCTCCTAGCTTTAATCGATCTGTCTCCCGGAATCGCCGTATACATGAACGGGGCAGATGGATCTAACACGCGCTCGCGCGGAACTCTCGTCGAGTAAAAACACAACTCGCTGCTCAAATCCTTGGGATTGTTGTGCTGCTGAATCGCATGCTGCCGCTGGCCGCTGCGTACTGGAGTTGATTCGGGAACTCACGCCATCAGGCGGCCGTTAATTACTGGATAAAACAAAATCGATCCGTCCCGTCTGAACCGGTCTCCAGGAATCAATACGCTGCTTCCTGGACCCGACGCGCCGGCCTCCTTCGGCCCGGAATCGCCGACGCCGGCCTGCTCCGCAGCCGGGAAtcaccgcctccacctccgggaATCATTGACGCGGCACCCGACGCCGACACCATGACAGCCTGATTTGCCGCAGAACATGACGTTCTGCCC contains:
- the LOC104585400 gene encoding subtilisin-like protease SBT1.2, which codes for MESSRSLLLLSLLPSLLLILAVPAEAAGADELLSSFIVHVQPQENHEFGTADDRTSWYQSFLPDNGRLLHAYHHVATGFAARLTRQELDAISAMPGFLSAVPDRTYTVQTTHTPEFLGLNVGTQRNQSGLGAGVIIGVIDTGIFPDHPSFSDYGMPPPPAKWKGRCDFNGTACNNKLIGARNFVAALNNGTSGAPVPPVDEAGHGTHTASTAAGAVVPDANVLGQAMGIAAGMATRAHIAMYKVCTRGCSVSDILAGIDAAVADGCDVISISLGGPALPFHQDPVAVATFGAMEKGVFVSMAAGNSGPVESSLLNEAPWILTVAASTMDRSIRSTVQLGNGMSFHGESLYQPHDSPALFSPLVQADASGKPLAEFCGNGSLDGFDVKGKMVLCEFGGNISATIKGAVVQSAGGSGMILTNQFLQGYDTLANAHVLPASHVGYAASTAIKSYINSTTIPVARISFQGTVLGTSPAPSIVFFSSRGPSLQHTGILKPDITGPGVNVLAAWPFQVAPPSTPVLPGPTFNIISGTSMSTPHLSGIAAAIKSKHPDWSPAAIKSAIMTTAEITDRSGNPILNEQHVAANLFATGAGHVNPTKAADPGLVYDITPADYISHLCSMYTSQEVSVIARKLVNCSAIVAIDGNHLNYPSIAVTFPPSSRNSNAPVVVKRTVRNVGEVPSVYYPAVDMPDNGMYIEVFPHKLVFTEANQEMDFEVVMWPGQSGARLVQGALRWVSEMHTVRSPISVTFA